Proteins from a genomic interval of Daphnia pulex isolate KAP4 chromosome 4, ASM2113471v1:
- the LOC124192017 gene encoding ATP-dependent translocase ABCB1-like isoform X2, with amino-acid sequence MLISVSVMASILNGICLPLMVLLWGDLSNVIIANYDPGTNNTDITNTTTCPTHSNATQHVPIFTLFTPDSRDIMDAVVLFAIGTTVIGLISVSLNFIFITCLNISAENQIYRLRSLVVKAILAQEISWHDSRTTDGLAVRVSEDLTKIQDGIGEKVGLFLTYSSISLCSLIAAFYFGWELALITLVALPILTITAGILAKIQSTLTTKESEAYASAGSLAEEIIGAIKTVTMFGAQEKEVERFEASIKPARRAGIKRGFATGIGSGLVWILTYSSYALTFWYGIKLILESTCGGENTSKYDAGTLNVVFFNMLYAALNLGKLLPFVEAFNTARVAAGSIYHILGQIPEIDSSSSAGKLPTNVHGHIKIESVDFSYSSRPDVPILREISFEVAAGRTVALVGQSGCGKSTCIQLLQRFYDPIRGKITIDGHDVKELNVRWLRENIGVVGQEPVLFSMSIRDNIRYGHPRYDGISQEDVELAAKQANAHDFIASLPNGYETLVGERGAHLSGGQKQRIAIARALVRNPKILLFDEATSALDTNSEAVVQQALDQARQGRTTLIVAHRLTTIRNADSILVFNSGVIQEEGDHDSLMNKRGLYYHLVESQEHNVTSDEVDEHQEFNLEPLEQDNSNTDALSQISPITQPQTEEKTNISTQQPLPLQSVNKDKDISMWEILKLNKPEWVYITLGVIGSALLGLSTPVYAMVYGELMGLLDPSLPVDEAKQSNNTLALIFLGIALGTGLGSFMQTFMLTIAGEKLTFRLRTLSFRSILWKEIGWFDQLENSVGSLCVRLSGDSSAIQGATGARIGLLVQVSVSILFALTLSLVYDWKLALASGIFVPIVLLSGLLEVKMNMGQNAKKAKALERSTRLATEAISNIRTVASLGLEETFNTKYMDSLHEPYKVAKKLTPVRALIFGLTCNMSCFASVVCMSYGGYLIQNEGLAYKEVFKICEALVFGMEMVGQTLAFTPNYGRAKTAAKRIFQLIEGNFATPKTNISPPQPKKLIVEGKVEFHDVHFCYPTRADVSVLRGLSTTILPGRTVALVGHSGCGKSTIIQLLQRFYEPHSGCVLVDGKDITLLSADSLRSNVGIVSQEPVLFNRTIAENIAYGDLSRTIAMPEIIEVARQANIHNFIQSLPLGYETAVGQRGAQLSGGQKQRVAIARALIRHPRILLLDEATSALDAESEKVVQEALDRASQGRTCIIIAHRLSTVKDVDEILVVDKGQIKEHGKHEDLIQLKGIYYQLWTIQGLNNQ; translated from the exons ATGTTGATATCCGTATCTGTCATGGCTTCCATATTAAATGGAATATGCCTTCCCCTAATGGTACTCCTTTGGGGAGACCTTTCCAACGTCATCATTGCAAATTATGATCCTGGAACAAATAATACGGACATCACCAACACAACGACTTGCCCAACCCATTCCAATGCAACCCAACATGTCCCTATTTTCAC ATTATTTACACCTGATAGCCGAGATATTATGGACGCTGTCGTCCTCTTTGCGATTGGCACAACTGTTATAGGATTAATCTCAGTTTCGCTGAATTTCATATTCATTACATGTCTGAATATCTCAGCTGAGAACCAA ATTTACAGATTACGGAGCTTGGTTGTGAAAGCCATTTTGGCCCAGGAAATTAGTTGGCATGACTCGAGAACAACTGACGGATTGGCGGTTCGGGTTTCAGA AGACTTGACGAAAATTCAGGATGGAATCGGCGAAAAAGTGGGACTTTTCTTGACGTACAGTTCCATTTCACTGTGCTCTCTTATAGCCGCTTTTTATTTCGGATGGGAGTTGGCACTCATTACGTTAGTGGCCTTACCCATTCTGACCATCACCGCCGGAATTCTGGCCAAAATTCAATCCACTCTCACAACCAAGGAGTCCGAAGCTTACGCATCAGCTGGAAGTTTAGCCGAAGAGATCATTGGAGCTATAAAAACCGTGACCATGTTTGGTGCCCAAGAGAAAGAAGTTGAACGATTCGAAGCTTCCATCAAACCGGCACGAAGAGCAGGAATCAAACGAGGATTTGCCACAGGAATCGGAAGCGGATTGGTGTGGATTCTCACTTACTCCAGCTATGCGCTAACATTTTGGTACGGCATCAAACTCATCCTCGAATCGACGTGCGGTGGTGAAAACACAAGCAAGTACGACGCTGGGACGCTGAACGTTGTATTTTTCAACATGCTTTATGCTGCTCTTAACCTGGGCAAGTTGCTCCCTTTCGTCGAGGCTTTTAACACAGCTCGAGTTGCGGCCGGAAGTATCTATCACATCCTCGGTCAAATCCCGGAGATAGACAGTTCGTCATCGGCTGGGAAACTCCCGACAAACGTCCACGGTCACATCAAAATTGAGAGTGTCGATTTCAGTTATTCATCTCGTCCGGATGTCCCCATACTTCGAGAAATCAGCTTTGAAGTAGCCGCCGGAAGAACAGTGGCTTTGGTCGGACAAAGTGGTTGCGGTAAATCTACTTGCATTCAATTACTGCAACGATTTTACGATCCCATTCGAGGCAAAATAACCATAGACGGACATGATGTGAAAGAACTCAACGTGCGCTGGTTGCGGGAAAATATTGGCGTTGTCGGACAAGAGCCTGTACTGTTCAGCATGAGCATACGTGATAATATTCGATACGGACATCCTCGCTATGATGGCATTTCACAAGAAGACGTCGAGCTTGCTGCAAAGCAGGCTAACGCTCACGATTTCATCGCATCTCTACCAAACGGTTACGAAACGCTAGTAGGAGAACGTGGTGCCCATCTCAGCGGCGGCCAGAAACAGCGGATCGCAATTGCCCGTGCCCTCGTTCGCAATCCCAAAATTCTGCTATTTGATGAAGCAACATCAGCCctag atacAAATAGTGAAGCCGTGGTTCAACAAGCTTTAGATCAGGCACGGCAAGGGCGGACAACTCTAATCGTTGCCCATCGACTCACTACTATCCGCAATGCCGATtctattttggttttcaacaGCGGAGTGATTCAA GAAGAAGGCGACCACGACAGTCTTATGAATAAGAGAGGGCTCTATTACCATTTAGTGGAATCACAGGAACACAATGTCACATCAGACGAAGTAGATGAGCATCAGGAATTCAACTTAGAACCTCTGGAGCAAGACAATTCAAACACGGACGCATTATCCCAAATTTCGCCAATAACTCAGCCGCAAACAGAAGAGAAAACTAACATTTCTACACAGCAACCTCTTCCGCTGCAGTCTGTCAACAAAGACAAGGATATTTCCATGTGggaaatattgaaattgaaCAAACCCGAATGGGTATACATAACTTTAGGTGTGATCGGATCAGCCCTACTCGGATTGAGCACTCCGGTCTATGCGATGGTGTACGGCGAACTAATGGGTTTACTTGATCCGTCCCTTCCGGTAGACGAAGCAAAGCAGTCGAACAATACTCTTGCACTG attttcttgggTATCGCCTTGGGTACCGGTTTGGGCTCTTTTATGCAGACCTTCATGTTAACCATCGCTGGAGAGAAGCTGACTTTCCGCTTGAGGACACTTTCTTTCCGATCGATCCTCTGGAAAGAGATTGGCTGGTTCGATCAACTCGAAAATTCCGTCGGCTCGTTGTGTGTTCGACTCTCCGGTGACTCTTCGGCCATCCAAGGAGCTACTGGAGCAAGAATAGGCCTCCTCGTTCAGGTTTCAGTCAGCATTTTATTTGCCCTGACACTGTCGCTGGTTTACGACTGGAAACTAGCGTTAGCTAGTGGCATATTTGTACCCATTGTCCTCTTGTCGGGCCTCCTGGAAGTCAAAATGAACATGGGTCAGAATGCGAAAAAGGCAAAAGCTCTGGAACGATCCACTCGGCTGGCGACTGAAGCCATTTCCAATATCCGGACAGTAGCCAGCCTCGGCCTCGAAGAAACTTTTAATACAAAATACATGGATTCCCTCCACGAGCCCTACAAGGTGGCCAAGAAACTGACACCCGTCCGTGCGCTGATTTTCGGATTAACGTGCAACATGTCGTGCTTCGCATCAGTCGTCTGCATGTCCTACGGCGGCTATTTAATTCAAAACGAAGGCTTGGCTTACAAAGAAGTCTTCAAAATCTGTGAAGCGCTTGTGTTTGGCATGGAGATGGTTGGACAGACACTTGCATTCACTCCCAATTACGGCCGTGCCAAAACAGCGGCCAAAAGAATTTTCCAGCTCATTGAAGGCAATTTTGCGACTCCGAAAACAAACATCTCTCCACCGCAACCTAAAAAGTTAATCGTCGAAGGAAAAGTGGAATTTCACGACGTCCATTTCTGTTATCCAACAAGGGCGGATGTCTCTGTTCTGAGAGGCTTATCCACCACCATCTTACCTGGCCGGACAGTGGCCCTTGTCGGCCACAGCGGTTGCGGGAAATCGACAATCATCCAACTCCTCCAGCGTTTCTACGAGCCTCATTCCGGCTGTGTTTTGGTCGACGGGAAGGACATCACTCTCCTCTCGGCTGATTCGCTTCGATCAAACGTGGGCATCGTATCACAAGAGCCTGTGCTCTTTAACCGAACCATCGCGGAGAATATCGCTTACGGCGATTTGAGTCGAACGATAGCCATGCCAGAAATCATTGAGGTCGCCAGACaagccaacatccacaacTTCATTCAATCTCTACCACTCGGATACGAAACGGCGGTCGGACAAAGAGGCGCCCAGTTGAGCGGTGGGCAGAAACAGCGGGTGGCCATCGCACGGGCGCTCATTCGCCATCCCAGGATCCTTCTGCTGGATGAGGCGACCTCGGCGCTGGATGCGGAAAGCGAAAAAGTTGTTCAAGAAGCGCTGGATCGTGCAAGTCAAGGACGGACGTGCATTATTATCGCTCACCGGCTCAGCACAGTCAAAGATGTCGACGAGATCCTGGTTGTTGATAAAGGTCAAATTAAAGAACACGGCAAACACGAGG
- the LOC124192017 gene encoding ATP-dependent translocase ABCB1-like isoform X3 — MDAVVLFAIGTTVIGLISVSLNFIFITCLNISAENQIYRLRSLVVKAILAQEISWHDSRTTDGLAVRVSEDLTKIQDGIGEKVGLFLTYSSISLCSLIAAFYFGWELALITLVALPILTITAGILAKIQSTLTTKESEAYASAGSLAEEIIGAIKTVTMFGAQEKEVERFEASIKPARRAGIKRGFATGIGSGLVWILTYSSYALTFWYGIKLILESTCGGENTSKYDAGTLNVVFFNMLYAALNLGKLLPFVEAFNTARVAAGSIYHILGQIPEIDSSSSAGKLPTNVHGHIKIESVDFSYSSRPDVPILREISFEVAAGRTVALVGQSGCGKSTCIQLLQRFYDPIRGKITIDGHDVKELNVRWLRENIGVVGQEPVLFSMSIRDNIRYGHPRYDGISQEDVELAAKQANAHDFIASLPNGYETLVGERGAHLSGGQKQRIAIARALVRNPKILLFDEATSALDTNSEAVVQQALDQARQGRTTLIVAHRLTTIRNADSILVFNSGVIQEEGDHDSLMNKRGLYYHLVESQEHNVTSDEVDEHQEFNLEPLEQDNSNTDALSQISPITQPQTEEKTNISTQQPLPLQSVNKDKDISMWEILKLNKPEWVYITLGVIGSALLGLSTPVYAMVYGELMGLLDPSLPVDEAKQSNNTLALIFLGIALGTGLGSFMQTFMLTIAGEKLTFRLRTLSFRSILWKEIGWFDQLENSVGSLCVRLSGDSSAIQGATGARIGLLVQVSVSILFALTLSLVYDWKLALASGIFVPIVLLSGLLEVKMNMGQNAKKAKALERSTRLATEAISNIRTVASLGLEETFNTKYMDSLHEPYKVAKKLTPVRALIFGLTCNMSCFASVVCMSYGGYLIQNEGLAYKEVFKICEALVFGMEMVGQTLAFTPNYGRAKTAAKRIFQLIEGNFATPKTNISPPQPKKLIVEGKVEFHDVHFCYPTRADVSVLRGLSTTILPGRTVALVGHSGCGKSTIIQLLQRFYEPHSGCVLVDGKDITLLSADSLRSNVGIVSQEPVLFNRTIAENIAYGDLSRTIAMPEIIEVARQANIHNFIQSLPLGYETAVGQRGAQLSGGQKQRVAIARALIRHPRILLLDEATSALDAESEKVVQEALDRASQGRTCIIIAHRLSTVKDVDEILVVDKGQIKEHGKHEDLIQLKGIYYQLWTIQGLNNQ; from the exons ATGGACGCTGTCGTCCTCTTTGCGATTGGCACAACTGTTATAGGATTAATCTCAGTTTCGCTGAATTTCATATTCATTACATGTCTGAATATCTCAGCTGAGAACCAA ATTTACAGATTACGGAGCTTGGTTGTGAAAGCCATTTTGGCCCAGGAAATTAGTTGGCATGACTCGAGAACAACTGACGGATTGGCGGTTCGGGTTTCAGA AGACTTGACGAAAATTCAGGATGGAATCGGCGAAAAAGTGGGACTTTTCTTGACGTACAGTTCCATTTCACTGTGCTCTCTTATAGCCGCTTTTTATTTCGGATGGGAGTTGGCACTCATTACGTTAGTGGCCTTACCCATTCTGACCATCACCGCCGGAATTCTGGCCAAAATTCAATCCACTCTCACAACCAAGGAGTCCGAAGCTTACGCATCAGCTGGAAGTTTAGCCGAAGAGATCATTGGAGCTATAAAAACCGTGACCATGTTTGGTGCCCAAGAGAAAGAAGTTGAACGATTCGAAGCTTCCATCAAACCGGCACGAAGAGCAGGAATCAAACGAGGATTTGCCACAGGAATCGGAAGCGGATTGGTGTGGATTCTCACTTACTCCAGCTATGCGCTAACATTTTGGTACGGCATCAAACTCATCCTCGAATCGACGTGCGGTGGTGAAAACACAAGCAAGTACGACGCTGGGACGCTGAACGTTGTATTTTTCAACATGCTTTATGCTGCTCTTAACCTGGGCAAGTTGCTCCCTTTCGTCGAGGCTTTTAACACAGCTCGAGTTGCGGCCGGAAGTATCTATCACATCCTCGGTCAAATCCCGGAGATAGACAGTTCGTCATCGGCTGGGAAACTCCCGACAAACGTCCACGGTCACATCAAAATTGAGAGTGTCGATTTCAGTTATTCATCTCGTCCGGATGTCCCCATACTTCGAGAAATCAGCTTTGAAGTAGCCGCCGGAAGAACAGTGGCTTTGGTCGGACAAAGTGGTTGCGGTAAATCTACTTGCATTCAATTACTGCAACGATTTTACGATCCCATTCGAGGCAAAATAACCATAGACGGACATGATGTGAAAGAACTCAACGTGCGCTGGTTGCGGGAAAATATTGGCGTTGTCGGACAAGAGCCTGTACTGTTCAGCATGAGCATACGTGATAATATTCGATACGGACATCCTCGCTATGATGGCATTTCACAAGAAGACGTCGAGCTTGCTGCAAAGCAGGCTAACGCTCACGATTTCATCGCATCTCTACCAAACGGTTACGAAACGCTAGTAGGAGAACGTGGTGCCCATCTCAGCGGCGGCCAGAAACAGCGGATCGCAATTGCCCGTGCCCTCGTTCGCAATCCCAAAATTCTGCTATTTGATGAAGCAACATCAGCCctag atacAAATAGTGAAGCCGTGGTTCAACAAGCTTTAGATCAGGCACGGCAAGGGCGGACAACTCTAATCGTTGCCCATCGACTCACTACTATCCGCAATGCCGATtctattttggttttcaacaGCGGAGTGATTCAA GAAGAAGGCGACCACGACAGTCTTATGAATAAGAGAGGGCTCTATTACCATTTAGTGGAATCACAGGAACACAATGTCACATCAGACGAAGTAGATGAGCATCAGGAATTCAACTTAGAACCTCTGGAGCAAGACAATTCAAACACGGACGCATTATCCCAAATTTCGCCAATAACTCAGCCGCAAACAGAAGAGAAAACTAACATTTCTACACAGCAACCTCTTCCGCTGCAGTCTGTCAACAAAGACAAGGATATTTCCATGTGggaaatattgaaattgaaCAAACCCGAATGGGTATACATAACTTTAGGTGTGATCGGATCAGCCCTACTCGGATTGAGCACTCCGGTCTATGCGATGGTGTACGGCGAACTAATGGGTTTACTTGATCCGTCCCTTCCGGTAGACGAAGCAAAGCAGTCGAACAATACTCTTGCACTG attttcttgggTATCGCCTTGGGTACCGGTTTGGGCTCTTTTATGCAGACCTTCATGTTAACCATCGCTGGAGAGAAGCTGACTTTCCGCTTGAGGACACTTTCTTTCCGATCGATCCTCTGGAAAGAGATTGGCTGGTTCGATCAACTCGAAAATTCCGTCGGCTCGTTGTGTGTTCGACTCTCCGGTGACTCTTCGGCCATCCAAGGAGCTACTGGAGCAAGAATAGGCCTCCTCGTTCAGGTTTCAGTCAGCATTTTATTTGCCCTGACACTGTCGCTGGTTTACGACTGGAAACTAGCGTTAGCTAGTGGCATATTTGTACCCATTGTCCTCTTGTCGGGCCTCCTGGAAGTCAAAATGAACATGGGTCAGAATGCGAAAAAGGCAAAAGCTCTGGAACGATCCACTCGGCTGGCGACTGAAGCCATTTCCAATATCCGGACAGTAGCCAGCCTCGGCCTCGAAGAAACTTTTAATACAAAATACATGGATTCCCTCCACGAGCCCTACAAGGTGGCCAAGAAACTGACACCCGTCCGTGCGCTGATTTTCGGATTAACGTGCAACATGTCGTGCTTCGCATCAGTCGTCTGCATGTCCTACGGCGGCTATTTAATTCAAAACGAAGGCTTGGCTTACAAAGAAGTCTTCAAAATCTGTGAAGCGCTTGTGTTTGGCATGGAGATGGTTGGACAGACACTTGCATTCACTCCCAATTACGGCCGTGCCAAAACAGCGGCCAAAAGAATTTTCCAGCTCATTGAAGGCAATTTTGCGACTCCGAAAACAAACATCTCTCCACCGCAACCTAAAAAGTTAATCGTCGAAGGAAAAGTGGAATTTCACGACGTCCATTTCTGTTATCCAACAAGGGCGGATGTCTCTGTTCTGAGAGGCTTATCCACCACCATCTTACCTGGCCGGACAGTGGCCCTTGTCGGCCACAGCGGTTGCGGGAAATCGACAATCATCCAACTCCTCCAGCGTTTCTACGAGCCTCATTCCGGCTGTGTTTTGGTCGACGGGAAGGACATCACTCTCCTCTCGGCTGATTCGCTTCGATCAAACGTGGGCATCGTATCACAAGAGCCTGTGCTCTTTAACCGAACCATCGCGGAGAATATCGCTTACGGCGATTTGAGTCGAACGATAGCCATGCCAGAAATCATTGAGGTCGCCAGACaagccaacatccacaacTTCATTCAATCTCTACCACTCGGATACGAAACGGCGGTCGGACAAAGAGGCGCCCAGTTGAGCGGTGGGCAGAAACAGCGGGTGGCCATCGCACGGGCGCTCATTCGCCATCCCAGGATCCTTCTGCTGGATGAGGCGACCTCGGCGCTGGATGCGGAAAGCGAAAAAGTTGTTCAAGAAGCGCTGGATCGTGCAAGTCAAGGACGGACGTGCATTATTATCGCTCACCGGCTCAGCACAGTCAAAGATGTCGACGAGATCCTGGTTGTTGATAAAGGTCAAATTAAAGAACACGGCAAACACGAGG
- the LOC124192017 gene encoding ATP-dependent translocase ABCB1-like isoform X1 codes for MTGKCQQNCFSRKKNKTNVLAQENNVNTAPVKFIRLFRFASRNDVMLISVSVMASILNGICLPLMVLLWGDLSNVIIANYDPGTNNTDITNTTTCPTHSNATQHVPIFTLFTPDSRDIMDAVVLFAIGTTVIGLISVSLNFIFITCLNISAENQIYRLRSLVVKAILAQEISWHDSRTTDGLAVRVSEDLTKIQDGIGEKVGLFLTYSSISLCSLIAAFYFGWELALITLVALPILTITAGILAKIQSTLTTKESEAYASAGSLAEEIIGAIKTVTMFGAQEKEVERFEASIKPARRAGIKRGFATGIGSGLVWILTYSSYALTFWYGIKLILESTCGGENTSKYDAGTLNVVFFNMLYAALNLGKLLPFVEAFNTARVAAGSIYHILGQIPEIDSSSSAGKLPTNVHGHIKIESVDFSYSSRPDVPILREISFEVAAGRTVALVGQSGCGKSTCIQLLQRFYDPIRGKITIDGHDVKELNVRWLRENIGVVGQEPVLFSMSIRDNIRYGHPRYDGISQEDVELAAKQANAHDFIASLPNGYETLVGERGAHLSGGQKQRIAIARALVRNPKILLFDEATSALDTNSEAVVQQALDQARQGRTTLIVAHRLTTIRNADSILVFNSGVIQEEGDHDSLMNKRGLYYHLVESQEHNVTSDEVDEHQEFNLEPLEQDNSNTDALSQISPITQPQTEEKTNISTQQPLPLQSVNKDKDISMWEILKLNKPEWVYITLGVIGSALLGLSTPVYAMVYGELMGLLDPSLPVDEAKQSNNTLALIFLGIALGTGLGSFMQTFMLTIAGEKLTFRLRTLSFRSILWKEIGWFDQLENSVGSLCVRLSGDSSAIQGATGARIGLLVQVSVSILFALTLSLVYDWKLALASGIFVPIVLLSGLLEVKMNMGQNAKKAKALERSTRLATEAISNIRTVASLGLEETFNTKYMDSLHEPYKVAKKLTPVRALIFGLTCNMSCFASVVCMSYGGYLIQNEGLAYKEVFKICEALVFGMEMVGQTLAFTPNYGRAKTAAKRIFQLIEGNFATPKTNISPPQPKKLIVEGKVEFHDVHFCYPTRADVSVLRGLSTTILPGRTVALVGHSGCGKSTIIQLLQRFYEPHSGCVLVDGKDITLLSADSLRSNVGIVSQEPVLFNRTIAENIAYGDLSRTIAMPEIIEVARQANIHNFIQSLPLGYETAVGQRGAQLSGGQKQRVAIARALIRHPRILLLDEATSALDAESEKVVQEALDRASQGRTCIIIAHRLSTVKDVDEILVVDKGQIKEHGKHEDLIQLKGIYYQLWTIQGLNNQ; via the exons ATGACAGGTAAATGTCAACAAAACTgcttttcaagaaaaaaaaataagaccaATGTCTTAGCACAAGAGAATAACGTTAACACTGCGCCGGTGAAATTTATTCGACTCTTTCGTTTTGCATCGAGGAATGACGTAATGTTGATATCCGTATCTGTCATGGCTTCCATATTAAATGGAATATGCCTTCCCCTAATGGTACTCCTTTGGGGAGACCTTTCCAACGTCATCATTGCAAATTATGATCCTGGAACAAATAATACGGACATCACCAACACAACGACTTGCCCAACCCATTCCAATGCAACCCAACATGTCCCTATTTTCAC ATTATTTACACCTGATAGCCGAGATATTATGGACGCTGTCGTCCTCTTTGCGATTGGCACAACTGTTATAGGATTAATCTCAGTTTCGCTGAATTTCATATTCATTACATGTCTGAATATCTCAGCTGAGAACCAA ATTTACAGATTACGGAGCTTGGTTGTGAAAGCCATTTTGGCCCAGGAAATTAGTTGGCATGACTCGAGAACAACTGACGGATTGGCGGTTCGGGTTTCAGA AGACTTGACGAAAATTCAGGATGGAATCGGCGAAAAAGTGGGACTTTTCTTGACGTACAGTTCCATTTCACTGTGCTCTCTTATAGCCGCTTTTTATTTCGGATGGGAGTTGGCACTCATTACGTTAGTGGCCTTACCCATTCTGACCATCACCGCCGGAATTCTGGCCAAAATTCAATCCACTCTCACAACCAAGGAGTCCGAAGCTTACGCATCAGCTGGAAGTTTAGCCGAAGAGATCATTGGAGCTATAAAAACCGTGACCATGTTTGGTGCCCAAGAGAAAGAAGTTGAACGATTCGAAGCTTCCATCAAACCGGCACGAAGAGCAGGAATCAAACGAGGATTTGCCACAGGAATCGGAAGCGGATTGGTGTGGATTCTCACTTACTCCAGCTATGCGCTAACATTTTGGTACGGCATCAAACTCATCCTCGAATCGACGTGCGGTGGTGAAAACACAAGCAAGTACGACGCTGGGACGCTGAACGTTGTATTTTTCAACATGCTTTATGCTGCTCTTAACCTGGGCAAGTTGCTCCCTTTCGTCGAGGCTTTTAACACAGCTCGAGTTGCGGCCGGAAGTATCTATCACATCCTCGGTCAAATCCCGGAGATAGACAGTTCGTCATCGGCTGGGAAACTCCCGACAAACGTCCACGGTCACATCAAAATTGAGAGTGTCGATTTCAGTTATTCATCTCGTCCGGATGTCCCCATACTTCGAGAAATCAGCTTTGAAGTAGCCGCCGGAAGAACAGTGGCTTTGGTCGGACAAAGTGGTTGCGGTAAATCTACTTGCATTCAATTACTGCAACGATTTTACGATCCCATTCGAGGCAAAATAACCATAGACGGACATGATGTGAAAGAACTCAACGTGCGCTGGTTGCGGGAAAATATTGGCGTTGTCGGACAAGAGCCTGTACTGTTCAGCATGAGCATACGTGATAATATTCGATACGGACATCCTCGCTATGATGGCATTTCACAAGAAGACGTCGAGCTTGCTGCAAAGCAGGCTAACGCTCACGATTTCATCGCATCTCTACCAAACGGTTACGAAACGCTAGTAGGAGAACGTGGTGCCCATCTCAGCGGCGGCCAGAAACAGCGGATCGCAATTGCCCGTGCCCTCGTTCGCAATCCCAAAATTCTGCTATTTGATGAAGCAACATCAGCCctag atacAAATAGTGAAGCCGTGGTTCAACAAGCTTTAGATCAGGCACGGCAAGGGCGGACAACTCTAATCGTTGCCCATCGACTCACTACTATCCGCAATGCCGATtctattttggttttcaacaGCGGAGTGATTCAA GAAGAAGGCGACCACGACAGTCTTATGAATAAGAGAGGGCTCTATTACCATTTAGTGGAATCACAGGAACACAATGTCACATCAGACGAAGTAGATGAGCATCAGGAATTCAACTTAGAACCTCTGGAGCAAGACAATTCAAACACGGACGCATTATCCCAAATTTCGCCAATAACTCAGCCGCAAACAGAAGAGAAAACTAACATTTCTACACAGCAACCTCTTCCGCTGCAGTCTGTCAACAAAGACAAGGATATTTCCATGTGggaaatattgaaattgaaCAAACCCGAATGGGTATACATAACTTTAGGTGTGATCGGATCAGCCCTACTCGGATTGAGCACTCCGGTCTATGCGATGGTGTACGGCGAACTAATGGGTTTACTTGATCCGTCCCTTCCGGTAGACGAAGCAAAGCAGTCGAACAATACTCTTGCACTG attttcttgggTATCGCCTTGGGTACCGGTTTGGGCTCTTTTATGCAGACCTTCATGTTAACCATCGCTGGAGAGAAGCTGACTTTCCGCTTGAGGACACTTTCTTTCCGATCGATCCTCTGGAAAGAGATTGGCTGGTTCGATCAACTCGAAAATTCCGTCGGCTCGTTGTGTGTTCGACTCTCCGGTGACTCTTCGGCCATCCAAGGAGCTACTGGAGCAAGAATAGGCCTCCTCGTTCAGGTTTCAGTCAGCATTTTATTTGCCCTGACACTGTCGCTGGTTTACGACTGGAAACTAGCGTTAGCTAGTGGCATATTTGTACCCATTGTCCTCTTGTCGGGCCTCCTGGAAGTCAAAATGAACATGGGTCAGAATGCGAAAAAGGCAAAAGCTCTGGAACGATCCACTCGGCTGGCGACTGAAGCCATTTCCAATATCCGGACAGTAGCCAGCCTCGGCCTCGAAGAAACTTTTAATACAAAATACATGGATTCCCTCCACGAGCCCTACAAGGTGGCCAAGAAACTGACACCCGTCCGTGCGCTGATTTTCGGATTAACGTGCAACATGTCGTGCTTCGCATCAGTCGTCTGCATGTCCTACGGCGGCTATTTAATTCAAAACGAAGGCTTGGCTTACAAAGAAGTCTTCAAAATCTGTGAAGCGCTTGTGTTTGGCATGGAGATGGTTGGACAGACACTTGCATTCACTCCCAATTACGGCCGTGCCAAAACAGCGGCCAAAAGAATTTTCCAGCTCATTGAAGGCAATTTTGCGACTCCGAAAACAAACATCTCTCCACCGCAACCTAAAAAGTTAATCGTCGAAGGAAAAGTGGAATTTCACGACGTCCATTTCTGTTATCCAACAAGGGCGGATGTCTCTGTTCTGAGAGGCTTATCCACCACCATCTTACCTGGCCGGACAGTGGCCCTTGTCGGCCACAGCGGTTGCGGGAAATCGACAATCATCCAACTCCTCCAGCGTTTCTACGAGCCTCATTCCGGCTGTGTTTTGGTCGACGGGAAGGACATCACTCTCCTCTCGGCTGATTCGCTTCGATCAAACGTGGGCATCGTATCACAAGAGCCTGTGCTCTTTAACCGAACCATCGCGGAGAATATCGCTTACGGCGATTTGAGTCGAACGATAGCCATGCCAGAAATCATTGAGGTCGCCAGACaagccaacatccacaacTTCATTCAATCTCTACCACTCGGATACGAAACGGCGGTCGGACAAAGAGGCGCCCAGTTGAGCGGTGGGCAGAAACAGCGGGTGGCCATCGCACGGGCGCTCATTCGCCATCCCAGGATCCTTCTGCTGGATGAGGCGACCTCGGCGCTGGATGCGGAAAGCGAAAAAGTTGTTCAAGAAGCGCTGGATCGTGCAAGTCAAGGACGGACGTGCATTATTATCGCTCACCGGCTCAGCACAGTCAAAGATGTCGACGAGATCCTGGTTGTTGATAAAGGTCAAATTAAAGAACACGGCAAACACGAGG